In the Castor canadensis chromosome 1, mCasCan1.hap1v2, whole genome shotgun sequence genome, ggaatATTCCAAAAACTGCATTTGACCCTAACAAGATCAATGTCAGAGAAGTCTTCCTTGAGGACGTTGCAATGAAATTGGACAAAAGAGAAGTAGGAGCCACTTAGATAAAGGAAAAGGTAAAGGACACTCCAATCAGAATCAACAGCAGAAGCTGATGGTGGGATGAAGTATGGGGGGAAGAAGGAACTGTGAGAAAGGCAAGTTAATTGGAGAGAAGAGTGGGAAGAAGCTAGAAGTTATGAGGGGTaaaagcttttcagttttgtaagCTATATTGTGGTTCATCTTTGCAATATGTACAAGATTTTATCTCTACTGAAAAATTAGCTGAGGGCGTTGTGACAGGATGAAGCTTGATGCAGAGGAAGGAGAATATGCTCTAGGACAAAGCACAATTCATGCCAGCCACTTGCTGCATCTATTTTTGGACAAATTGTTCAAATTCTAgaggtattttaaattttacctgTAAAGTAAGAATAATTCACTTTGCAGAGTTCATATGAGAATTATATGATATAATCTATAAATAGTATATCAATAGCACAATTGCTTTTATTGGTACTGAAGGCAGTTTCAGAAGCCTCTGAACATCTCAGCTAGTGGGACCCTGCTTGCTTCTATGATGTAgctttcttacacacacacacacacacacacacacacacacacacacatcaaaaaaCTGCAGTAATCAGTTTTGGTCTAGGAATTACCACTGAACAAATGGGACACTTGGTACATATATTCTTACACAGACATACAatgcttttttttgagacaaagccTTACTGTGTAGCtcatactgggtttgaactctcaattttcctacctctgcctcaagtgctgggattataggcatgtgccataaTGACTATTTCATACAAGCATTTATACACACATGAACAGCCAACATTTTTTCCAATGAATTTAGTTAATTTACTAAAACCTATGGAAGTGTCTCTACTAAAAGATAGTTAGGAAAGATGCCATGCAAAAGGTGAATTATTTgaggcaataataataatataatgctTTGCTAGGCCACATGGAAGAGAGGCAAAGTATAAAATATGGTCTTGCTTCTCCAGGGCAATAAAAATTTGGGACTAGAGATAAACCTATCTGTGACAATCTACTgtacaaaatatatttgaaagagaAGGCTCAAATGACCTTGATTAGAGAACTTCATATtctcaagaaattatttcaggcaCTAAGAATGTTATTAAAGAATTTCATATTGGTCTTTACATTGACATGCCCACTGCTGAATGTCCAAGTGACAGAAGGTCCCAAGTGGAGAGACAGTTTTAGCTTGGACTAATTATCTGGTAACCAGGGAGGAGATTGTTAATCACTAAATTACTTTCTTCTGGGAGATGGAACTTGTGAGACAAGGCCCTACATGACAAAGCAACTCAGCCTTTCCAAGACTTTTGATTAAGTTGGCACATAAAGGCTCAGATCCACTGGGGAGTGTCCCCAAAAGAGTTCTCCTCCCTTCTTGATTCAGCAGAGCAGTCAGTCATCACATTTGAGGTTCTCTCTTTTATGCATATCACTAAGGAGGCCCGCTTAGTatattcctcccttttttcaCATTGAAGATAAgataaagtcatttttttctgccTCCTGGATTTGCAGCATTCCTGATTTGCAGCCTGCTGATGCTGCTAGAAAAGTGAGTGGCGGCTTTACAATAAAAACTCCAGGATTTCAGAACTAGTTCAGCCTGTGAATTGCAGTGTCCTGAATTCACTTGGAAGCCCAAATATTCTGACTAAAGTATAAATAACTAATCTAAATCAGAGAAATATTGAGGGATTACATAATGTAAATTTGATAAGTTTGAGGGTTAATAGATATCCAACCTCACATGGTGCTTCATATAACTTTTCATGGTGAAGCAGAAGTTATTAATATTATAGCCATGTAGATTCAAAGAAAGGTGGGAAGGGACCATTTATTATGCAACTTAATAGGTTTCATACATCAAAGCAAGTGTTCtaaaaactttattgcatttaatcGCACCACAGCCCCACTTGGTAAATGTCACTATTTACATCTCTTAAACATGAGGAGACAAGTTTATGTGAGATGATCTGCCTGAGGTATTATGCTACTGATAGTCTAAGATTGTAGCTCAGGTCTGCTTAATGCCAGATCCATTACCCCTCTTTTTTACCTAATACTTACTAGACACTTACAGCATGGTTCTGGCCTAAACTATCTGGATTTCCTGAATAACAGGTAAAATCTCACGCCATTCTTGCTAGCTGGACCTGGGATCTGGGCAATGAGACCTGGAGGAGAGTTTGGGGGGTGATGCTGAAGCACCCACATCTTCTACCCTATGCATCATATTTATTAACAACTTGAAATAGTGAGCTGATGATATGctgatttaattttcattctctGTCTAAGACTTTTAATGTAACCACCCCTGTGATCTGTCCCACTTGGCATACTTTTTAGGAATATATTTAAACAAGAGCATTTCCGGAGTTCAAATTATGACACAAATGAAACCATCTCATGTGAGAAATAGCACAAATTGGACAGAAAACTTTGGCCTGCAGGATGAGTCTTCAATGTCTGAAATGTTTCATTTAGAAATGGTCACAGAACAGAGTGACTATGTAGAAGTCTCACAAAGGCAGGTTTATCTGGTCATAGGAAAAAACTTTTATGGAATCATGTCTTCCAACTCTAAATCAAGCAAGTCAGGAAGTATTGGGGTTCCTTGTGCATTGAAGGTGTCCTGATAGCTAGATACTGTCTTGAAAACTCAAGCATCAAATGGGGAACTAAGCAAGGCAAATTCTGAGGTCCATTCTAGCTCTAAGAATTCATGATCCATGGTACTgcccatgaaaatattttattatagacACTAGAGAGCACCATCAAGATTATAGAGCTTGATGTAACTTAATAAAGTGCTCAGAAGTTATCATTATGGCATGGAATGTAAGGCCATTTTTTATCATTCAAGTGGTATACTGGCCTGTAGTCTATAAATGTCTGTTTGTTGTAGGCATCAAAATGCTGTGTTCTTAAGTAGTAGAATTTTTTCCACGGAGAAGCTCAAATGTTAGATGTAAGCTGTTTCCATAAAAGCTCCTAAATAAGTAATTTTTTGAAGTaatattaaaaagtagaaatggaaaatagCTTATGTTTCTCAGACTGCATTTACCCATGCAACATGTAATTATTGAGGGTTTAAAGTTTATACAGAATTTGGCTTAGTgctatggaaagataaaaggcaGGAGAGTTGCCCTTGAGCTTACAAATAATAATGAGGATTATCTTTTATTAGATTGTTGTCACTATGGGTTAATCATTGTTGTATGTATCTTACATTAAATTCACAGTAACTCTTTGAAATAACTATAACTATTTTGGCATTTTCAAATAAAGTAAATGAGACTCAGAGAAATCATATATTGCCTGGCATAAGAGTCAAGAgatggaattttttaaatcacatcatTTTATGCTAAAGATAATTTCACATTAATATTCCAGGTCCACATTTTACTGTGAACTTTCCTCCATGTTTACagtaaaatatgcaatatttttgATATCATTAGAAATTATATCAGACATTTTTAAagttcagaaaaggaaaataaagcggAGAGAGCACTTGTTAGCTACAGGGAAAACACTAGATACTTGTAACATTTGTGACAGCCTCTAATGACACTGAGATAGatttatatgaattatttttactaGACTTTTAATGGAAGTGGTATTTCTAGATTTCTCTTCAAAGATCATTTTGAATAACAAGAAATGTTAAGATTTGGCAAGTTGAAGTAAATATTAATGCTACCTTTTATCTGCCTTCCTAAATATGAGTTAGcatgagaaaagaaatggaatgaaTGCCTTTGGGTATTATGTTCATTAAAACGTTTTCATGGACCCTATATGCCCCCACCCTAACAATCAGGTTTCATATTAGGCCTCTACAAGGGAAGGGAAATATGAAGAAATTGAGTGTATGGTATTTCACATTCATGCCCAAGCACACAGAAAGTACTTTTGAATCTCCAGCAACTTTTGAACATATTTTCTCATACTTCCACCAGCCAGGAGGAAATCTATGATCAATCaccttttccttctattcctatgcCTCCCCTGATTGGGTAAGGttagagaaacaaagagaaagaaatgctttGTTTCTGTGGCTTTTTCCTGGCACTGTCAAGCTCAGGCCTATGTAAGCCCTTTGCCCCATtggctttattttctatttcctttatttttcatcacATCATGAGTACTTAGGTGTTACATCCACATTCCACACTTAACACCTCAGGATACATTGCAATACATAAATGagtaagtgaaataaataaatactaagtaAATGCCTTCCCTCCTTCACCTAAATGACTCTGAGCCCTAAGATCTCCTTGATGATTTCTTGTGAATCTACTGagataatttaattttcattccaCTTCTTATGAAGATAATTCCTTCATTTTGGTCATTTCCTCTGCCACTTTTGCTTTGCTCTCATGTTACTTGGTCCTACTTTTGGCAATAAAAAATTGAGGTTTAGAAATTTACGTGGAAACACTTCATGAAAatcaaggaaattccctgtatagctatcttaaacaaacaaaaatgtcattttttttcttttacagaatcaaagaacaggagggtagaacaggtcctgtctggggggtttggtaccaatgggaggggggggAATATGGGGACatgggtgtaggagggtgaatacggtacaaatactttgtacacatgtatccAGATAGAAAAATatgacttgttgaaactattccaggagtggggaaagagaggataaaggagaattgtggAGGATATGAATTCAAGaacgatatatttgatatattgtaagaatttttgtaaatgccacaatgtacccccacccagcacaacaataagtcTTTGACCAGACTTCAAATTTTGCAATAAAAAAGTcaacaagaaacaaagaaacaaactaatCCTGATCCTTCTTGTTTCTAATTCCAGCCTTGATTAGCAAAATAAGATTCATAGCCAGAGTGTAAATATGTGACCAGAATTGTAAGACAATAACTCATTACCAGTCTGATTGTTCCTATTGTGCTTGTCACTCTCAAAAGAGAACAGCTGGTAGCTCAATGAGCTGGGAGAATAGCTCACTCTTGATGGAGTTTGTGTTCCTGGCCTATCCCTCCAACCCAGAGCTGTGTATACTGTCCTTTGTTGGAATCAGCCTGGTTTATGTGTTTATCATTACTGGGAATCTCCTCATTGTGAAGTCCATCCAGACAGACGCTCGTCTACACACGCCCATGTACTATTTCTTGGGCAGCCTCTCAGGAGTAGAGATATGCTACACGGCTGTGGTGGTGCCCCATATGCTGGCCAACACCCTACAGTCAGAGAAGACAATCACCCTCCTGGGCTGTGCTgctcagatggttttcctcattGGGCTTGGCAGTGCTGATTGCTTCCTCTTGGCTGCCATGGCCTATGACCGATACATTGCCATTTGTCAGCCCTTGCAGTACCCTCTTATCATGACCCTGACTCTTTGTGTCCGCCTGGTTGTGGCATCTGTGGCCATTGGCTTGTTCCTATCTTCACAACTGGTAGCCTTCATCTTCTCTCTGCCATTCTGCCAGGCTCGGGGTATCAAACACTTCTTTTGTGATGTGCCACCTGTCCTGCCTCTTGTGTGTGCCAACAGCCACATCCATGAGCAGTCAGTACTGGTGGCAGCCACCCTAGCCATTGCTGTGCCTTTCTTCCTCATTGCCACTTCCTATGCCTTCATAGTGTCTGCAGTGCTCAAGGTCCACTCAGCAGCTGGCCGCCGCAGGGCCTTCTCCACCTGCACCTCTCACCTCACTGTGGTGCTGCTTCAGTATGGCTGCTGTGCCTTCATGTACCTGCATCCTAGTTCCAGCTACCGCCCCAAGCAAGATCAGCTCATCTCAATGGTGTACATATTGGGAACCCCACTGCTCAACCCCCTCATCTACTCACTGAGAAACAGTGAGATGAAAGAGGTCATAGGGAAAGTTTTAACCAGGAATTGTCTCTGCTATAAAAGCTAGAATAAGAGAGGGCCAACCCAACAGAATTTAGTTCCAGTCAATGCAAATCTTTATGCAATTTTGATTTCTGTCATCTGATGTTCAAATAGATTTAAAAACTATCACAGATTATATTAATACTGTTTACCTATCTGTACGAAaagcttttaaaacatttttgccaTTTAGGTCAGCAATTGCTCTTTTAGGGcagaaatataaaagtaaatgagCATAAAGTAATACAAAGAGGTGATGACAAGACTATTCACCATAAGCTGGAAAGCAAGAGATGGTTCATTCAACAGGTTATAGCTTAAAAAGTATACAAAAGGAATTGTCTGAAGCAAAAGTGGCTTAGGTTAGGGAACAAACAAGCAATAACAATATCAGGAAGCCATTGTCACTTCTTGAGCTAAAAAGGGAAAAGGAGGCCAGTATTGTCAGAAACCAGTGAGAGTTACATGTTTTTTTCTGCTTGAAatcctcatttctttattttttccttagggTACATTTTTATTACTCAATGAatcttttaattccttttaaaagttataatttttGAAACATGCTTTTGATGAATATCCCCAGGActtaaaacaaagtgaaaatcaGTATTTACAAAGTCTACATTAATACTATCAAATTGCTTGAAAGATTTTGAGTAATATTCATgatcagattcttttttttcctttttcttttattattcatatgtgcatacaaggcttggttcatttctcacccctgcccccaccccctcccttaccacccactcctccccctccctctcccccccaccccctcaacacccagcagaaactattttgcccttatttctaattttattgtagagagagtataagcaataacaggaagggacaagggtttttgctggttgagataaggatagctatacagggcattgactcacattgatttccagtgagtgggtgttaccttctagaaaTCCTCATTTCTTGTGCTCTCTTCCCTGACCAAACCCATCAGGAAGCAAGGGGGACAGGGACATGGGTGATTCTATCCACAGAGGTCAGTTCCTTGTAGCAGAGGGTATAGCATAGAACCTTGAGAGTTAGGGACaaacaaaataaccagacaaaTGATTTATTGTAGtattatatgtaaaaatgaaaatatgttaacAATCCAATTTCCCCCAATAAAGTattgattaaataatttttgtatgaAGTAATATGACTCAGCCTTAAATTTGTTTTGTAATGTTAGTTAACATTAGTAATCACTAACATTAGTAAAGTGCTTATTGTGTGCCACAAAGATTTATTCATCTGTATGTAATATGTGTAGTATATAAttaacatgtatataaatatacatcttTTCTATCAATAATCAAAAATCCTATGTTTTCCCAGAAAACATATAAAAGGATAGAAGAGTATCTGTAGATAACTATAGATTATGATGTAAATCCTAGAAAGTATTTTGCACTGTAATAAAGGAACATTCCCTACTGCCAGATTACAGGATACGGGCAATGTGCCCATGTTAATTAAAAATTGCTATGGATAAATGGTCGCAATaggtttctctttccttttgaatGAAATTATTATAACCTGAACAGGGGACTAGACAGGGGATGCCATTATTATTACCaatttgcagataaggaaactgatgGATATGGGAGATTAGAGAATTACCAAAGGCAACAAAACTAGCCAGGGATCAAACAAAACACTGGGGCAACTGAGCTTGTGCACTTAGTAACTATCACTGTTCCCTTTTGCTGTTCATGGAAAGCCAGAAGTCTGTGTTGGTTGAGGTTCCAGTTATAATGCAGAGCAGCTGAAGGTGGTTTGTAGGAGATAACATCAGAAATTTCACAAAgtcaggctggcggagtggttcaagtggtaagagtgcctgcttcatCTAGCATGAAgtcaagttcaaacctcagtgccgccAAAATGAGATAGCAagagaaagagagcgagagagagggaggaatttCACAAAATCAATAACATAGTGGGATATAAAGGTCATACTAAGGACttctattttattctaaataCGATGAAAAGTCAATTAAAGAATTTGGACAAAGAAGTAGCAATattagttttgcatttttaatgaatCACTCTTCCTTCACAGGAGAAAGTATACTATTTTAGGTGGTAAAGGGATTCAAGACTCTTTTAGGCATCTACTGTAACATtataggaaaaaaagacattttttatgtattttaaaggtAAGTGCAGTAAAATTTTATATGGACTGGACATGGAGTTAAGAATGACTCCAAAACTTTTTTAGCCTGTGCAATACAATGAGACGTCCTTTACTAAAATGGAGAATCATGTGAGAAAAATCAGTGTCTTCCATAAGGTGCCCACCCATGACTGTTTGAGTGAAGTTCAAGAGTAACAAAAATTCTCCAGTGATTACAAGGTAAAAAGTACATAGGAGTGTGAAGGTGAGAGTCCAAAATTATTAACAGGATCAGCCCCAACACCCCCAAAAGAGTGATGATGTAGATGAAGAGTAAGGATGTAAAGAGGGGGATCTGTAGACCAGAATCACTGGCCTGTCCTTGTTCTCCAGGGGTGTTATGTGGGAATCAGTAGTGTGCTACTCTGTCCTGCTCCCCATGAATATTATGTGAGGATCATTAGATGATATTAGGagtgaaaagaagaaatgtacTGTTAAAGAAATTGGATCAAAAATAGAAAGTATAAAAGAAAGTATTCCATCATTGAGTAATAACTTGTACTTAAGGTTTTTCAGAAAAAGCCCTAGATTAGAAATGGTTTGAGTACAGTGAGTGTACTCAGGTTTATAACCCTCTGAACTAATCTTTAAACATAATCTAAAGGATCActtatacaattttaaaatttattttattataaattctttATTGATATATGTGTTATGTGGGAGGGATTCACAGTGACCGTTTGGatcaggcttatattgtacattagttacatttctCCTATTGTCTTTCCCCTTCAACTCCTTCTAGGCCCCATTATTTAAAAACTGAGATGTAGATAACTTAATAACTCAATCAAAATTACTCCCAAACAGAGCAATGTAAAATATACTCAAAGTGTGGATACAACAAGAAATCTCTGTGTAAATTgtctttggaattaataatgaaaaacaggactataaaTATACACAGTGTATGTGGGGCATATTTATGGGTGGGAGGAgcatgaatggaggagatgaaggtgagggaatatggttgatggacctcatatacatatatacaaaatagaaccatgaaacctcttgcaagttctttaagtggggtagggagaACTTTTGGGTATGGAGAttgtgggggtgatctaaccaatgtaaaatGTAAGCCTAGTCAAAATTGTTACAAGAAATCCCCTCTGTGCAATGAATATactccaataaaaatgaaaaaagtataacCCTGTGGCTTAAGTATTCAGTCAAGTTGCTTTCACTGAACCCAGTAAAGCCAACGCATTGATCACCTGACAGTAATTGCTATCCACAATTTAGATGTTCATTCACGGTTCTTAAGAATGTCATTAACTTGATTGAAAAATTCAAATTGTAAATTAATTGGCAATCACTGCTCTGGACCCATGTAAAACTTTAAACTATTCTGAATGGCTAAGGGACTTTATTGAAATAAAGTGAATCTAAATGAAAAACTCTGAGGGCTTACCAACAAGGAACAATCATGATTCTGGGAGTCTTGGGACACCTAGCGACAGTATCTGGGTGGTCATGGAGAGGGTCAGGCTCTGACATGGTCCCATAGAGAATTGAAATACAGTTCAGAGAATGTTAATTCATTTAAGATTCTcctcaaatttttaaaagacgAATCATTTCACTgttctggggttttgtttgtgtgtgtttgtttttttgtcctCCAAAGAGATGACCCTTTGTAGTGAAAATGATAAAGTCATCATCCAATTCGTCAAAGCATCACCTATGTTATTTTTTAGATCTTTTCATAAAAGAAGCATTATTTATCATATGAATCACTAAGGTCTGTGGGCATTTAAATCACAGACTCCCCTCAAGTTTTGGAACTATTTTGAAAGCATATCATTTTGTATTCAAGTAACTCATAGTTAGAATAGACAATCTAATGCTATTGAATGAATTGCACTTCTCTTTTAAGTGATTATGGAGTACAGAGGCTTCACTATTCTACAAGGGAAAGAAGTTAATCCAGAAGAGTGAATCTGGATCATAAAATCATCTGTGGAATATTGCATTAAATTCCATTTTTAGGATCTCTGTCTCAGTGAGGGATAAAAAGTTTCCAACTACTATAATACAAGgtaaaaaaatggaagaacagaCATAAACATGGGACAAGTTCTAAATATACCATTAATTCTTTCTGTGTCCTTGGAAGGCCACTTACTCTcaccttatttataaaataagcttgataaaataatttcttttctgcacttatatatatatatatgtatgtgtgtgtgtgtatgtgtgtgtgtatacacattttattgcactgtattcaccctcctactccctttgcCCAGTACCTCCCCCTCCCCTGGTGACATCCCTCTGCCCTGGACAGGACTTATTCTGCCCTCCTGATCTCCAGTTTTGtaggagaataaaaaagaaaagataaaatgaaaaacatgaagaCAATTTCTGTCAACCACTCATATTGTGTATGTAAATATTGACAGGTCTGCAAAACATCTTCTGAAGTTATCATTTAAAGGTCATTCGTGGGGGGATAagattgaaatacattatatgcattgtagaaatgtaacaatgaaacccattattttgtacaattaatataagctAAGAACAAAAAGTCAAtcaatgtgaatttatttttgagtattttcacTGATCGTGATTGAAAGCTCATAGCAAATTTTGAGGTTTTAACAAGATCTATATTCCGTAAGTGATCATCcttcaaatgaataaatgatgaaaACCCAATGTGGTATGACATGCAGTGTATTCTTTCTCAAACAGTGTGCTTTTGATCTATCATGGCTCTTCAGAAGTTAATATTTAAGGATATAGATAGAATTGTAGAGGCTTGGGAAGCTTTGAAGATTTCCCCAGTGAGAATATCTGAAGCTTATCTTGTTTTCTAGCTTGCTCTTGGATCAATCTagttatcacattttaaaaattaagtttatgcCTGCCtgtggcaagtgtgaggccctgagttaaaaccctagtaccaacaaaaaagacaacaaaaataaaatttatttttaattgattaatgaaaaaaatgaattgtacatattaatgacaTCATGAAATGTTTGTATACAGACATACATTGCATTGCATAATATTGAAACTAGTTTAAACACACCCAATATAGTGATCGGCTGTTATAGTTATATGTTGCTGCAATTCACAGGATTggattctttttatggttgaatagtacTCCTTGTATATGTATCATGAATTCTTTATCCCTTCATCAGTGATGGGCATGGGTTGTTTTCATTACTTAGTTACTGTGAATGCTGCTACAAGGAACACAGAGTGCAGATTTCTCTTTGACTTACTGATTTTATTACCTTTCAATTTATACTCTttagtgggattgttggatcacatAGTAGTTCAAGATTTAAGAAACCCACGTAAAGTTTTCTATATCATCTATTGTAATTTAAATTTCACCAATAGGGTTCaggggttcctttttttccacattcttGACAGCAATGATTATATTTCATCTTTTAGATATAGCCATCCTTTCTGGCAAAAGATGATATCAACTGCATTTTTGATGTATGTTATCCTGATAAAATTTCATGTACATggtgtatgtcttcttttgaaaatgtctgCTACATTCATTAACCAGTTTTTAATCCagttgtgtgtatgtttatgtgtgcaTGTTTTCTACTGAATTTTGGAGTTATTTTTATACTCAGGGAATCAACCCAATTCCAGATGCAcagctttcaaatattttctcttcttctgtggGCTTTCTCCAAAATGTGTTAAATATCTACTTTACTTGgaagaaggtttttagtttgatacaaatccatttgtctattttagcttttgtttcctgtgcttggaggtcttctccaaaatatatttcCCTATTCAAATATCCTTAACATATCTCCTATGTTTTTCCTATTAGCTTCATAACCTTGGTTCatatatttaattcttta is a window encoding:
- the LOC109679117 gene encoding olfactory receptor 10W1-like gives rise to the protein MSWENSSLLMEFVFLAYPSNPELCILSFVGISLVYVFIITGNLLIVKSIQTDARLHTPMYYFLGSLSGVEICYTAVVVPHMLANTLQSEKTITLLGCAAQMVFLIGLGSADCFLLAAMAYDRYIAICQPLQYPLIMTLTLCVRLVVASVAIGLFLSSQLVAFIFSLPFCQARGIKHFFCDVPPVLPLVCANSHIHEQSVLVAATLAIAVPFFLIATSYAFIVSAVLKVHSAAGRRRAFSTCTSHLTVVLLQYGCCAFMYLHPSSSYRPKQDQLISMVYILGTPLLNPLIYSLRNSEMKEVIGKVLTRNCLCYKS